The following is a genomic window from Aricia agestis chromosome 20, ilAriAges1.1, whole genome shotgun sequence.
agcattaatccgtcactgggtgggattggaagggcattatgagctgttaccgccaggcagacTAACGATTCtaaactgtactgcgaacaaccgATGAGATTAAAGCGAGAAGTTGAGAGAGAgtggccggaattaatcaacagaaggggtgtggtttttcaccatgatagcGCTAGACCTCACGCATCGTTAGCCattcagcaaaaattacgggagtttggctagGAGGTGTttatgcatccgccgtatagtcctgacattgcaccttcagatttccacctgttttggtcgctgcagaattccttaggcagtgtcaggttgacattacaagaggactgccaaaaccacttgtcgcagttttttcatcagaagtcCCAAAAtgtttatagcaatgggatcatgtccctaccaacaagaatATATATTCTTGttgcaaaaagttatcgaacaaattGGCACCTATATGCTTTAGTcaattataaataaactttataaaaaaaacttttgaatctatatatatataaaactcaaaggtgactgactgacatggtgatctatcaacgcacagcctaaaccaccggatggatcgggctgaaattttgacgttttgacgaaggcatccgctaagaaaggattttgataaattcccaccccaaagggttaaaatacgggatgaaagtttacgtatataataatacttcttaacgcgagcaaagccgcgggcaaaagctcgttttatataaaatgcaaagaaactttttccctatcttatatctttaaacgagcaattcttgtatatatatatatatatatatatatatatatatatatatatatatatatatatatatatatatatatatatatatatatatatatatatatataattggaatctcggaatcggctccaacgattttcatgaaacttagtatatagagggcttagagggtttcgggggcgataaatcgatctagctaggaatcatttttagaaaatgtcattttattcgtgttttatcgaataccgtcaaacagctagtaatacctAATATgcgaatattattttgaaattatgcttttataatatttttttacaaataaaacattgcacacactacaacacacaactggcacacactaggagatctgattgacaagcctatacacacgaattgtacctactcttttatttatggttgaagtctattgtcaaattgaatataaatttagtttttttttaaattaaatcatgTCAATTGTCagacaattattacacggccagtctgttatcatttgactttattaatctgagaaTGTCGCAGGATtctgtgtaaaaaataataaaagtcatTTTACCAGTagaatatcaataaaaaagcgttggaaactttaatttaatttttttatttgaggtcgaatttcgaccattgggcgatctagttattattaattcgTATGTTTAATGGTAAACAGAGTTATTTTTGCGGCCAAAAAATTCTTATGAGTTATAACCTAATTTCATTTCCAGGGGAATCGAACCAATTAaaacgcgagcgaaaaactttggatcccttttgacgaaaaatacgAAAACGTAGGtcattgaaattttgcacagttccagtttatatggtgaaggagtgcatcgagctaatattattttgaaattatgctttcatcatacattacatacaatacacacactaggagattttgattgacaagcctatacacacgaattattgtactcttttatttatggttgaagtctgttgtgaaattgaaaatagatttagtttttttattgaatcttaaatactggacagtaattattacacggccagtctgtcatcatttgactttattaatctgagactgtcgcaggaattatatctaaaaaaataatctactctacatatataataaaactgtagaaatgtaaattatgtacattaaagatattcataaaataatagaCACTGTCAcgacatcgctatagaagccaaaaatgtggttaggtttttttctgtctgtgtgtcgtctgtctgcctatctgtttgtctgtctgtctgtctgtatgtctgtttgtgtctgtatgtctgtctatgtctgtctgtatctgtctgtctgtcattttTCAGGTACAACTCAACAGGAACCCTCCCCCCCTCCCTTCTGGAAATGTTGCTTATAACAAAATGGTGTCGCGAAGCCGAGGGAAAaagctataattattaaaaatgtaaataagagTTATTTTTGCGGCCACAAAATTCTTAAGACCTAATTTAATTTCCAGGGGAATCGAGCCACAATGGTCTTGGGTGTGTCGCAACGACCGGTGCGAGAGGCTCCTGGCGGCGGAGACCAACGTGCTCCAGTCGCTAGCGACGTGCAACATGCTGTGCTCCTCCACGCAGCTGTGGCCGCAGCCCACCGGCCCCGTCAGCCTCGCCACGGCGGCCGTACCCGTCCGCGCTAAAGGGTTCAACCTCCAGATCCTGGCGTCACCCTCCCGCGAGGTAACAGACCATCTCAGCGACGCTTTCGCTCTCATGCGCGACGATCTCAAATCTCTGGAACGAAGCGCGGCCGGCGATATCCGAAGATCAGATATAGGCGCCCCGAGAGATGTCGTGGTTCGAGTAGCAGTAAACGGGAGCGCGGATCCTCGCCTACGCCTCAATACAGATGAAAGTTACAAGCTGACGATGAAGCCGGCCGGCAACGCGCTAGCAGTGGATATAACGGCGCGGTCCTTCTGCGGCGCAAGACACGGCTTCGAAACTTTATCCCAGCTGGTCTGGCTCGACCCATACGCAGGCTCGCTCCTCATCATCGAAGCGGCATCCATAGACGATGCGCCGAAATTCAACTTCCGCGGCCTGCTCCTGGACACCGCCCGGAACTACTTTCCCGTCAACGACATCATCCGCACGATCGACGCGATGGCCGCCTGCAAGCTGAACACCTTTCACTGGCACGTCAGCGACTCGCAGTCGTTTCCCCTGCGGCTGGCCAGCGCGCCGCAGCTCGCCCAGCACGGCGCCTACGGCCCGGGCTACGTGTACACGACCAACGACGTCAAAGCCATCGTCCGAAGGGCCCGACTCCGCGGCGTGAGGATCCTGATCGAGATAGACGCGCCGGCGCACGTCGGGCGCGCCTGGGCCTGGGGCCCCGCGGCTGGGGTGGGCCACCTGGCGCACTGCGTCGAGCTGGAGCCCTGGAGCGCCTACTGCGGGGAGCCCCCCTGCGGCCAGCTCAACCCGCGCAACCCCCACGTGTACGACATCCTCGAGAAAATCTACAAGGAGATCATCGATCTGACGGGAGTCGACGACATCTTCCACCTGGGCGGGGACGAGGTGTCGGAGCGGTGCTGGGCGCAGCACTTCAACGACACGGACCCCATGGAGCTGTGGCTGGATTTCACGCGCCGGGCGATGCTCGCACTGGAGAAGGCGAACGGGGGGAAGGCTCCCGAGTTAACCCTGCTGTGGTCGTCGCGGCTGACGCGCACGCCGTATCTAGAGCGGCTGGACAAGCGGCGGTACGGGGTGCAGGTGTGGGGCGCGTCGCGCTGGCCGGAGTCGCGCGCGGTGCTCGACGCCGGGTTCCGAACGATCGTGTCGCACGTCGACGCCTGGTACCTCGACTGCGGGTTCGGCTCGTGGCGCGACAGCTCCGACGGCCACTGCGGTCCGTACCGCTCCTGGCAGCAGATCTACGAGCACAGGCCCTGGATCGAGGAGATGCCGTCGACGGGCGCGAAGTCGTGGAAAGTCGAGGGGGGTGCGGTGTGCCAGTGGACGGAGCAGCTCAGTCCGGGGGGGTTAGATGATCGGTTGTGGCCGCGGACGGCGGCGCTAGCCGAGCGGCTGTGGTCGGACCGCGCGGAGGGGGCGGCCGCTGATATGTATCTGAGACTGGACACCCAGCGTTCGAGGCTACTAGTGAAGGGGGTCCGCGCGGCGCCGCTCTGGCCCAAGTGGTGTACACACAACCCCCACGCCTGCCTTTAAGCCTGAGAGAGCTAGATTATTTGAAGCTGCTTACTCTTATTCTGCACGGTATTATCATAATGTTTGTGATGACATGAAttttaacacaattttttttgtgagtgaataagtaagtataattttaaatccAAAAAATGAAGGTCACAACTACgaacttatattttaaaatcctTAATAGAAATTGTTTCGTGTTATAATGTAAGATGAATTATTATGACACCACTGGTAACATTATGGTAATACGGTGACTTGGTGTCTATGGTTTTTGACAGGTTCTTCTTTTCAACAGCGTTCTTGATTGGTTATCGTGTTTGACGTTGGCCAATCAGAAGCGGCCAACATATATCCTGTCAAAAACCTTAAAGTTTGGGCACAAAAAGGCCCGTTTGACGTAGTTAGACCGCCGTTTTATTTAGGAGCCAATGTTGTAACACTATAGTTGGATGCTGTGTACATAAGTAGTTAGAGTTTGTACAGCGTTGTGAGATCACAAGTAGGTTTATGAGTAACTTAATTAGGTAGGTgtataaaattagaataaattttgtaacaaaatacaTGCAGGTAAATGTCATTACAGAATAGTAAAtatcggagcagagggcgtaaACAATCCGATCAAAATCCAACATGTTGGCTGTTGCACACgtcgtgtctaaacacactaggccgaagttaagcggcgtaatttccgcatgattacgcccgaaATGTCAAACGCTGAACGCAATACGGAcagaacgcgacggaatagtgtgtcatcggtaatttaaaatacattgcgggcgtaatctagcggaatttacgccgcgtaacttcggcctagtgtgtttagacacttagccGGCCCGGTATTGTGAAATATCacgctttaattttattgatcAGTTTATTCGACAATGAGATTGAAGGCGCGATgttaatatcaaccctagacggtcaataataatatccaatacgtgatattgcgcaataaaattgatcgtctaggtgCCCACTTATTatcatcagaatattgacagaaacgttgttaaGTTACGTCGAACAATGTCAAAGAACATGAAAAATACTCGTAAGCATCTCTCTGATGCCTCACTGCAATCTTAAGACGAATATAACTTTAGTATATTAATatgcaaaataaaaactataattaacgAACAAAATTGTAcaagtaaacattttttttttatgaaataagggggcaaacgagcaaacgggtcacctgatggaaagcaacttccgtcgcccatggacactcgcagcatcagaagagctgcagggaataggggagggtagggaaaaaaATAGGagtgggtaaggaagggaaaagggtaggtacgggcctccggtaaactcactcactcggcgaaacacagcgcaagcgctgtttcatggcGATTCTCTGTGGTATTACATATTCTGTTTTGATATTTACTGTgatcatgggcgccggcagggggtaCCAgggggtgcacttgcaccctttgggaatctcgggatcaacaggaattattgaaatataaaaagacCTGTAaccatgccgtacaaagatagttcgtaatgtttcggcactaaagtattctgttgacgtaaatagacagtcacatGTTGttcttaaaaagtaaaaagaaaagaaagaaaactaaaatctgcaccccttggaaattatttctgccggcgcctatGACAGTGATGTAACATTaaacccggccgcacattgtccgaaatttctgatcagaaacggttgaacgtccgcgctgtctcttacattttgtactgagccgagtgagctcgaacgcaccggaaggatatttcggatagtgtgcggggtggcggtccggcgaaattcaactgtttctgatcagaattcggacaatgtgcggccgggcttaacatTAGATAGGTACAGCAAACA
Proteins encoded in this region:
- the LOC121737191 gene encoding probable beta-hexosaminidase fdl; the encoded protein is MKWWGEPLGRSAGAHLSRVGRLRRALVLLGAIACTAAALLYWRQQTDDRATRPLHSLLGGIEPQWSWVCRNDRCERLLAAETNVLQSLATCNMLCSSTQLWPQPTGPVSLATAAVPVRAKGFNLQILASPSREVTDHLSDAFALMRDDLKSLERSAAGDIRRSDIGAPRDVVVRVAVNGSADPRLRLNTDESYKLTMKPAGNALAVDITARSFCGARHGFETLSQLVWLDPYAGSLLIIEAASIDDAPKFNFRGLLLDTARNYFPVNDIIRTIDAMAACKLNTFHWHVSDSQSFPLRLASAPQLAQHGAYGPGYVYTTNDVKAIVRRARLRGVRILIEIDAPAHVGRAWAWGPAAGVGHLAHCVELEPWSAYCGEPPCGQLNPRNPHVYDILEKIYKEIIDLTGVDDIFHLGGDEVSERCWAQHFNDTDPMELWLDFTRRAMLALEKANGGKAPELTLLWSSRLTRTPYLERLDKRRYGVQVWGASRWPESRAVLDAGFRTIVSHVDAWYLDCGFGSWRDSSDGHCGPYRSWQQIYEHRPWIEEMPSTGAKSWKVEGGAVCQWTEQLSPGGLDDRLWPRTAALAERLWSDRAEGAAADMYLRLDTQRSRLLVKGVRAAPLWPKWCTHNPHACL